The window TTCGCCGCGGGCTCCGACCGCTTCGTCGTCTCGTCCTTCTCGGTGGCCACCCTCGACGCCATGCGGCGGGCCGAGCCGTCGGTGCCGACCGGTTTGCTCACGTTGGCGGCATTCGACCAATACGCGGCAATCACCACGGTCGTGGAGCACGGCCATACGGCCTTCCACCCGCACCACGAGGGGCTGTCGGCCGGTGTCGTGGCCGCCGCCCACGACGCCGGATTGGTGGTCACCACCTGGACGGTTGACGACCCCGACCGGCTGCGGGCCGTGGCCGACATGGGCGTCGACGCCGTGATCACCAACCACCCCGAGGTGGCCCTGCTGGTCTTGCGTTAGGGGACGAAGAGGTCGAGGCAGGCGGGGTGGTGGCGCAGTTCCACCTCGTCGAGCTCCCCCAGGTAGTCGCCGTCGACTTGGTAGGGGAACGGTCCGTGGCCCCGCACCGTCAGGCTGTCGAGGCCGTCGTGCAGGGCGATCTTGGAGGACCGGCGCAGGTACCGGCCCGAACGCAGGGCCGAGGCGGCGCCGCCGACGAGGGTGTTGATGCGCAAGGTGCGGAACGCCACCAACGACAGCGCCGAGTCGAAGCCCGCCGCCGGGGCCGTGTTGATGGGCAGGTTGCCCAGGAACGTGTAGGGGTTGGTCTCCTGGACGATGGCGAAGTAGCCGTCGTCGATGCGCACCCCGTCGCCCTCGATGCTGAAGCGGGGGCGGGACCGGTCGAAGTGGCGGAACCAGGTGGCGAAGGCGGCGTAGACGAACAGCGGGTGGCCCGCGTAGCGCTTGAGCGAGCCGCGTTTCTCCACTTGTTCGACCACGGCGGCGTCGAAGCCGAGGCCCACGTGGAAGAGGAAGTAGCGGCCGTTGACCGAGCCGAGCCCGATGCGCCGGCGTGACCCCGAGGCCATGGCCGCCAGCAACTCGCCGGTGGCCTCCACGGCGTCGTTGGTCATGCCGATGGTGCGGGCGAACACGTTGGTGGACCCGCCGGGCAGCACGCCGAGGGCGGTATCGGTGCCCGCCAGGCCGTTGGCCGCTTCGTTGAGGGTGCCGTCGCCGCCCAGCACGACCACGGCGTCGAGTCCGTCGGCCGCCGCCCCTTGGGCCAGCCGGGTGGCATGGCCTCGGCGCGACGTCTCGGCCACTGTCACGTCGTGGTCGGCCGACAGCGCCTTTTGGATCACCACCCGCGCCCGCGCCGTCACCGCCGAGGCCGACGCGTTGACGAGGAGGAGGACCTTCACCGTCCTCCAGAACGGGAGGCGGGGTTCACTCTTCGGAGGCGGCGGCGCGGAGCTGGGCCAGGCTGCGGGCCAGCAGGCGCGACACGTGCATCTGGCTGATCCCCAGCCGCGAGGCGATCTCCGACTGGGTCATGCCCTCGAAGAAGCGCAGGTGCAGGATCTTCTGCTCGCGGGGCGGCAGTTGGCCGATGAGCGGCGACAGCGCGGCGCGGTGTTCGGCGTCGAGCATCAACGGGTCGTCGGCGCCCATGTGCGAGCCCAGCGTCTCGCCGTCGTCGTCGCCCGGGCTGGGCGCGTCGAGGGAGGCGAAGCGGTAGGCCTGCCCCGCTTCCAGGGCTTCGAGCACCTCTTCTTCCGACACCTGGGCTTCGGCGGCCAGCTCCGGAATGGTGGGGGAGCGGCCCAGCTCCTGGCTGAGGGTGCCGATGATCTTGCCCAGCCGCAGGTACAGCTCCTGCATACGCCGGGGGGCGCGCACCGCCCAGCCCTTGTCGCGGAAGTGGCGCTTGAGCTCGCCCACGATGGTGTGGGTGGCGTAGGTGGAGAACTCGACGCCCCGCTCGGGGTCGAAGCGGTCGACGGCCTTGAGCAAGCCGACCGAGGCCACCTGCACCAAGTCGTCGAGGGGCTCGCCCCGGTTGGAGAAGCGCCGGGCCAGGTACTCGGCCAATCCGAGGTGGGCCTCTATGAGTTGGTCGCGCAGGGCGGGGTCGCGGGACTCGGCGAATGCCGCGAACTTGCGGCGGAGCTCTTCGCGCTGCTCGGGGTCGAAGCTCACTGGCTCAGCTCTCGGTCCGCCGCTTGACGAGCCGGAAGCAGGGCCGGCCTTCGTCGTCACGGGACACGCCGTACTCGTCGACCAAGGCGCGCAGGATCTGCTGGGAGAAATCGTTGAGCGCCGGGCCGGTGCTGCTGTTGTCGTCGAACATGCCGGTGCCGACCACCTCCAGCCCCTGGGGGGCGATGGAGTAGCTCAGCGCCACTGTGCCGGTGCGGCCCTTGCTGCCGATGAGG of the Acidimicrobiales bacterium genome contains:
- a CDS encoding glycerophosphodiester phosphodiesterase; translated protein: MISVIAHRGASAVRPENTLEAFAEAARLGADGVELDVRRSADGALVVRHDPALPDGRVVANVQVADLPDDIPLLAAAVDACGDMVVNIEIKNLPHEPGWDPDEVVAAEVAAFAAGSDRFVVSSFSVATLDAMRRAEPSVPTGLLTLAAFDQYAAITTVVEHGHTAFHPHHEGLSAGVVAAAHDAGLVVTTWTVDDPDRLRAVADMGVDAVITNHPEVALLVLR
- a CDS encoding diacylglycerol kinase family protein; this encodes MKVLLLVNASASAVTARARVVIQKALSADHDVTVAETSRRGHATRLAQGAAADGLDAVVVLGGDGTLNEAANGLAGTDTALGVLPGGSTNVFARTIGMTNDAVEATGELLAAMASGSRRRIGLGSVNGRYFLFHVGLGFDAAVVEQVEKRGSLKRYAGHPLFVYAAFATWFRHFDRSRPRFSIEGDGVRIDDGYFAIVQETNPYTFLGNLPINTAPAAGFDSALSLVAFRTLRINTLVGGAASALRSGRYLRRSSKIALHDGLDSLTVRGHGPFPYQVDGDYLGELDEVELRHHPACLDLFVP
- a CDS encoding SigB/SigF/SigG family RNA polymerase sigma factor, whose product is MSFDPEQREELRRKFAAFAESRDPALRDQLIEAHLGLAEYLARRFSNRGEPLDDLVQVASVGLLKAVDRFDPERGVEFSTYATHTIVGELKRHFRDKGWAVRAPRRMQELYLRLGKIIGTLSQELGRSPTIPELAAEAQVSEEEVLEALEAGQAYRFASLDAPSPGDDDGETLGSHMGADDPLMLDAEHRAALSPLIGQLPPREQKILHLRFFEGMTQSEIASRLGISQMHVSRLLARSLAQLRAAASEE